The Vicia villosa cultivar HV-30 ecotype Madison, WI linkage group LG1, Vvil1.0, whole genome shotgun sequence genome includes a region encoding these proteins:
- the LOC131644766 gene encoding protein EMSY-LIKE 1, translated as MEAQIHQLEQDAYSAVLRAFKAQSDALTWEKEGLITELRKELRVSDDEHRELLTRVNSDEIIHRIRDWRQTGIYQPPRSTTSQPVHDILPSSTVSASRKKQKTSHSGQSLPGLSTVKSGPYASTGSAGARHFANRNSNLISNAPGEGASFNPLIGKKVWTRWPEDNHFYEAVITDYNPTEGRHALVYDINKANETWEWADLKEISPEDLRWEGEDPGILQRNGHSSQGRGAKKFFSHGNDTLGAGRGRGHPRYQPRKELIAQQNGIGSRVSDEIELLNTDALVKEVERVFATSLPDSTELEKAKQMLKEHEQALVEAISRIADASDGESDEEQPYL; from the exons ATGGAGGCTCAAATTCATCAACTTGAGCAAGACGCATACTCTGCTGTCTTGCGTGCTTTTAAAGCTCAGTCAGATGCTCTTACTTGG GAGAAAGAAGGTTTGATAACTGAGCTAAGAAAAGAGTTAAGGGTTTCAGATGACGAACACAGAGAGCTTCTTACCAGGGTTAATTCCGATGAAATAATCCACCGCATAAG GGACTGGAGACAAACCGGCATTTACCAACCTCCAAGAAGCACCACATCACAGCCTGTTCATGACATTTTACCCAGTTCAACTGTTTCCGCTTCCCGCAAAAAACAGAAGACATCTCATTCG GGTCAGTCATTGCCTGGTTTGTCAACGGTAAAGTCTGGACCGTACGCTTCTACTGGATCCGCCGGGGCTAGGCATTTTGCGAATCGCAATTCTAATCTGATATCTAATGCGCCTGGTGAAGGAGCGTCATTCAATCCATTGATTGGGAAGAAAGTTTGGACTAGATGGCCTGAAGACAACCACTTTTATGAAGCTGTCATAACTGATTACAACCCTACCGAG gGCCGGCATGCTTTGGTTTATGATATTAATAAAGCAAATGAAACTTGGGAATGGGCTGATCTCAAAGAG ATATCGCCGGAGGATTTACGATGGGAAGGTGAAGATCCGGGCATACTCCAAAGAAATGGACATAGCAGTCAAGGTCGTGGAGCAAAGAAATTCTTTAGCCATGGTAATGATACTTTAGGTGCTGGAAGAGGAAGAGGACATCCAAGATATCAACCCAGAAAAGAACTTATCGCGCAACAAAATGGTATTGGAAGTAGAGTTTCGGATGAGATTGAGTTGCTGAATACAGATGCGCTAGTTAAGGAG GTGGAACGGGTTTTCGCTACAAGTCTTCCAGATTCCACGGAGCTTGAGAAAGCAAAGCAAATGCTGAAA GAACATGAACAGGCGCTTGTTGAGGCCATTTCGAGGATTGCAGATGCATCAGATGGTGAAAGTG ATGAAGAGCAACCATACTTATAA